A window of the Bufo gargarizans isolate SCDJY-AF-19 chromosome 1, ASM1485885v1, whole genome shotgun sequence genome harbors these coding sequences:
- the LOC122937947 gene encoding zinc finger protein OZF-like produces the protein MMEEHQPLISQENPSENSEGNFMLSLNYKVEDEEDIIQRFSEENLITVKLHPRRHSTDLSYTPPNYEEPSPDQSQIVTSTGQIWSKSCGKEFIKSAGLTTPMGIHTGEKLYSCSSCGKSFTDKSHLVKHERSHTGEQPNICSERFIDIPLLDTHQRNHIVVKPYSCSECGKCFINKSDLIRHERYHTGNKLYPCSECRKCFTTKSNLVAHKRLHTGEKPYSCSECGKSFSLKSNLVAHERIHTGEKPYSCLECGRCFTNKSVLVRHERTHTGEKLHSCTECGKCFNTKSQLVTHERSHTGEKPYLCSECGKCFTQKPQLIFHVRSHTGEKPYSCSECGKGFTRKSYLVRHEKCHAGEKLYSCSECGKCFTHKEYLIAHEKSHTGEKPYSCSQCGKCFTWKSHLVSHERIHTGEKPYSCLQCEKCFSDRSHLIIHERSHKEEKPYLCSECGKCFRQKCQLVSHVRRHIADKPYSCSECGKCFKDKMYFVAHQRSHSGEKPFSCSECGKCFTTKAILINHKKIHTREKQF, from the coding sequence AGAATCCCAGTGAGAATTCTGAGGGAAACTTCATGTTATCACTAAATTATAAAGTAGAAGATGAAGAAGATATCATTCAGCGCTTTTCAGAAGAAAACCTCATTACCGTTAAACTACATCCAAGGCGTCACAGTACAGATTTATCCTATACTCCTCCTAATTAtgaggaaccttctcctgaccaatcacagattgttacctCTACTGGGCAGATCTGGTCTAAAAGCTGTGGTAAAGAGTTCATAAAAAGCGCAGGTCTTACTACACCCATgggaattcacacaggagagaagctctATTCATGTTCAAGTTGTGGGAAATCTTTTACAGATAAATCgcatcttgttaaacatgagagaagtcacacaggagaacaACCAAATATATGTTCAGAACGTTTTATAGATATACCACTTCTTGATACACATCAGAGGAATCACATAGTagtgaagccatattcatgttcagaatgtggaaagtgcTTTATAAATAAATCAGATCTCATTAGACATGAGAGATACCACACAGGAAATAAGCTgtatccatgttcagaatgtaggAAATGTTTTACCACCAAATCAAATCTTGTTGCCCATAAGAgacttcacacaggagagaaaccatattcatgttctgaatgtggaaaatctttttccctcaaatcaaatcttgttgcccatgagagaattcacacaggagagaaaccatattcatgtctaGAGTGCGGAAGGTGCTTTACAAATAAATCAgttcttgttagacatgagagaactcacacaggagagaagctgcattcatgtacagaatgtgggaaatgttttaacacaAAATCGCAACTTGTTACACATGAGCGAAgtcacacaggtgagaagccgtatttatgttcagaatgtggaaaatgttttacacagaaaccACAACTTATTTTCCATGTAAGAAGTCACactggagagaaaccatattcctgttcagaatgtgggaaaggttttacacggaaatcatatcttgttagacatgagaaaTGTCACGCAGGGGAGAAgttgtattcatgttcagaatgtgggaaatgttttacacataaAGAATATCTTATTGCGCATGagaaaagtcacacaggagagaagccatattcatgttctcaatgtggaaaatgttttacatggaaatcacatcttgtttcccatgagagaattcacacaggagagaagccgtattcatgtttacaatgtgagaaatgttttagtgATAGATCACATCTCATTATACATGAGCGAAGTCACAAAGAAGAGAAGCcgtatttatgttcagaatgtgggaaatgttttagacaGAAATGTCAACTTGTTTCCCATGTGAGACGTCACATAGCAgataagccatattcatgttcagaatgtgggaaatgttttaaagacaaaatgtattttgttgcacatcagagaagtcactcAGGAGAGAAGCctttttcatgctcagaatgtgggaaatgttttactactAAAGCCATACTTATCAACCATAAGAAAATTCACACAAGAGAGAAGCAATTTTGA